In one Silene latifolia isolate original U9 population chromosome 10, ASM4854445v1, whole genome shotgun sequence genomic region, the following are encoded:
- the LOC141607557 gene encoding uncharacterized protein LOC141607557 — protein sequence MAKEPVKAVPVWIRLCGLGLKFWGVKCLEKLASLVGHYMRLDEATLDKTRIGYARIMVEVNVGQDFPDKIYFKDENGNEVCVCVEYEWKNVVCGACRGVGHSKEECRKKAAAPKTIQVWRPVAKPATKANPSPPGSSKPTSESPPKEAPFGGPTIHNSSMLPISTSPIIQISRQEHVVPSHLSPGKSYLEAVSPSKDKGKSVIVESEGSDSEHTNGHQWEGVNNNIHHPGGRVWIIWIPQIFNVQLLSSSDQHISVDVTEIGSGDSFTYTVVYGSNSDIERQRLWTQLNHTKDHTDKAWCLCGDFNSLVNFNERLGSEVLWSEIRDFRQCVE from the exons ATGGCTAAAGAGCCTGTTAAAGCTGTCCCTGTGTGGATTCGCCTGTGTGGGTTAGGACTTAAATTTTGGGGAGTGAAATGTTTAGAAAAGCTTGCATCTTTAGTTGGGCATTATATGAGACTTGATGAAGCTACACTGGATAAGACTCGAATTGGATATGCCAGAATTATGGTAGAGGTCAATGTTGGACAGGATTTCCCTGATAAGATTTATTTCAAGGATGAAAATGGTAATGAAGTCTGTGTGTGTGTAGAGTATGAATGGAAGAATGTGGTGTGTGGAGCTTGTAGAGGAGTTGGGCATTCTAAGGAGGAATGTAGGAAGAAGGCTGCTGCTCCTAAGACAATTCAGGTCTGGAGGCCAGTAGCTAAACCTGCTACCAAAGCCAATCCCTCTCCACCTGGTTCCTCTAAACCTACCAGCGAGTCTCCTCCTAAAGAGGCACCATTTGGAGGTCCCACAATTCATAACTCGTCTATGCTCCCAATTTCTACTAGTCCTATTATACAGATTTCTAGGCAGGAACACGTGGTACCATCACACCTTAGCCCTGGGAAATCTTACTTAGAGGCTGTTTCACCTTCAAAAGACAAAGGCAAGAGTGTGATAGTTGAATCAGAGGGGAGTGACAGTGAACATACTAATG GACACCAATGGGAAGGTGTCAACAATAATATACATCATCCTGGGGGTCGAGTTTGGATTATTTGGATACCACAGATTTTCAATGTTCAACTCCTTTCTAGCTCTGATCAGCATATCTCTGTGGATGTCACTGAGATTGGTTCTGGGGATAGTTTTACTTATACTGTGGTGTATGGCTCCAATTCTGATATTGAAAGACAAAGGCTTTGGACTCAGCTCAATCACACTAAAGATCACACTGACAAGGCTTGGTGTCTTTGTGGTGACTTTAATTCTCTGGTTAATTTTAATGAAAGATTGGGAAGTGAGGTTCTTTGGTCTGAGATTAGAGATTTTAGGCAATGTGTGGAGTAA